The genomic region ACCCTGGAGAAGGCCCTTTTTTCATCGCCCTGGGCCTGCCGGGAGACTATTGCCCATCGAATCCAGCGCCTATCCAGACAGGGCAAGGACGAGACTCGGGCCGACATCCAGGTCTTGGAGGGGCTCGACAAGGCCCTGGCCGACATCACGCCGGAGCGGTTCGCCAAGTTCCAGGTTCTCCTCGATATGCTTCAGAAACCCGGGCCATTCCAGTTCAACGGTCGGGACTCGAGCGATCGCCTGGTCATTTTCACTGAGCGCATCGAAACCCTCAGATTTCTCCACGAACACCTGCCCCCGCTTTTGAAGCTCAAGGACAAGCAGGCCACCATGCTTCACGGCGGCCTGCCGGACACCGACCAGCAGGGCATCGTGGAGGATTTCGGCCGCCAGGAGTCACCACTGCGTTTGCTTTTGGCCTCGGACGTGGCTTCCGAGGGCATCAATCTCCATTATCTCTGCCACCGAATGATCCATTTCGACATTCCCTGGTCCCTGATGGTCTTCCAGCAGCGCAACGGCCGCATAGACCGCTACGGCCAGGAACGCGAACCCCACATCTCCTATCTGACGACCGAGAGCGTGAACCCGACCATCAAGGGGGACACGCGCATTCTGGAGCTCCTCATCGCCAAAGACCAGGAGGCCGTGCGCTCCATCGGCGATCCTTCGGCCTTCATGGGCGTCTATGATGAAACCGAAGAGGCGCGCTTGACGGCCCAGGCCATGGAGGAAGGGCTGAGCCCCGAGGCCTTCGAGGCCCGGCTGGCCGAAAATCTGCCCGACGAGTTCGATCCCCTGGCCATTTTGCTGGGTCTAGCCGACGAGCCTCTGCCCCAGGCCCAGGAGCCGCCCACTGCGAACATGCCCACATTGTTCCCTGACGATCATGATTTCTTTCTGGCCGGGTTGCGGGCCCTGCGCCAACAATCCGGCCTGGATGTCCATTTCGAGGTGCAGAGCGAGAGTCGAATCATCGAGTTCACTCCGCCACCCGATTTGGAAATCCGGTTGCGGACCCTGCCCCGGGAAGTCCGCTCCAGCCCCATGATTTTCACCGACAACCGGCGAGCCATCCAGGAGGACATCGCCAGGGCCCGGGCCGAGGAAACCGCCTGGCCGAGGCTCCATTTTCTCTGGGGCCAGCACCCCGTGCTCTCCTGGCTGGAGGACAAGCTCCTGGCCCGATTCAGTCGCCACGAGGCTCCGGTCCTGGCGCTGCCGGGGAAGCTGAAGCCCGGCGAACATGTCTTCATCGTTTCCGGCCTCATCCCCAACCGCAAGGGG from Deltaproteobacteria bacterium harbors:
- a CDS encoding ATP-dependent helicase is translated as TLEKALFSSPWACRETIAHRIQRLSRQGKDETRADIQVLEGLDKALADITPERFAKFQVLLDMLQKPGPFQFNGRDSSDRLVIFTERIETLRFLHEHLPPLLKLKDKQATMLHGGLPDTDQQGIVEDFGRQESPLRLLLASDVASEGINLHYLCHRMIHFDIPWSLMVFQQRNGRIDRYGQEREPHISYLTTESVNPTIKGDTRILELLIAKDQEAVRSIGDPSAFMGVYDETEEARLTAQAMEEGLSPEAFEARLAENLPDEFDPLAILLGLADEPLPQAQEPPTANMPTLFPDDHDFFLAGLRALRQQSGLDVHFEVQSESRIIEFTPPPDLEIRLRTLPREVRSSPMIFTDNRRAIQEDIARARAEETAWPRLHFLWGQHPVLSWLEDKLLARFSRHEAPVLALPGKLKPGEHVFIVSGLIPNRKGHPLIQHWFGIHLLGNGFEGHVEFEDIVDRFGLGSGVLANPGRAVDVAPLAKLLPDVVFKAREIMTKQRAAFETRIQPQLKDQLARLDELRRRHDCQIQLYFEGMKLPEHRIRDRRESKYREVQQLFEEYRDWIRNTMTTEDKPYIKICAVLTGV